agtatttcttcaccttTTCTGGCTCTTTTCTGTCTCCACTCACCAACTCTGTATGCAGTGCACCCCTGGACTGTCCTATGACATTAGATGCATTGACTCTTATAGTAGAAAACCTGGGTATGTTTCCCATTGCTCAGGTAAGTGCAACAACAAGTAACTACAACAgagtaaaaatgtcaaaatttcaaGGCAACTTGTAGTTCAGCAAAGGTAAGCAACATCAGACTGTGACAGCTCTTGGTTTGGCCATGGAAATGAAAGCTCATCTTTTTCAGTTATTGTCATGcttttgagtgcccaatttgaTAGCTAGGAGCACCCAGAACTTTAGCAAAGCAGATCCTAGCAATCTCATCTTGGGTGCCCAGTGCCATAAGCCATTAGAAAACATGGGCCTAAAAGCATTTAAGCATTATATGAACAAATGTCCTAGAAATAGGTGGTCTAGACCTTGCCTCCCACTATCTGTATACTAACGCTCTATTTGAAGTACTGCTGCATAGACAAAACAGCTGAGAATTACAACAGCCTCTTTTTATTAGCTTAAGCAACATCCTACCGAAGCTGAGTCTGGTGGCAAAATCCTTAGTTTCAGCTGGGTGCATGGGATGGGAAGGAAGAACAGCATGTGCTGCTAATCACGTCTGTCTTTAGCTTCTCTAGCAAGCCTGTGCTTTTCTACATGCATATGCACAACGTTtagtgggggaagagaaggggtttTAAAAGCCAACTGAGGCAAATGACTGTAGCGTTGCTCTAGTCTCCACTTGTGATTAAAACGGTTTCCTAGTAAGTGGAACTTGCTGTGGATAACCTGGGGTGGCGGGAGGGAGAGAAccactttctccctcttccccctcgtTAAAGGAAGAGAATTGACGCAGGGGACAACTGCCTGAACATAAGTTTGGGAGTATTTTAGATCTCTTCCACCACAGCACGCTATTTTGAACGGCTTtagcgtggagaaagtaaagattAAAATCTCATCAGCCTGGCAGCGTTGGAGGAGATGCTGAGTGGAGGGTTTAGGTCAGCAGTCACAGGCCCTGTTTACCACCGGAAGAGCAGTTGCAGTTTGCTTGGAATTTCCATTCTCCACACAAAAGAACTGAGTGACAGGAAGTGAACCAAAAGCCCAGCCATGGACAAACCAATCAAAATCCACAGAACTTTGGCGCTGAAGTACATAGGCCCCAATCTGTGTGAGGAGAAAACATTCATTAAAAGAGAACAATGACCTCCTCTGCAGGCaaggatatatattttttttaatatagaacAAGCAGGGTCTGTAACAGGCGTTGAAAACAGCCAACTTCTGCCCTCAAAAATCAAGGggtttttaaagctatttattgAAAGTTCTGTGCAGCCTAGCAAAGTGTCTTTGCCACTGGTAAACAGTAAGACCACCACATTTGCATATGTGGTTGACACACTGAAGCTGCTGCACACTAGAACAGCCAGCTTCACAAGTGCTTGTGGGTGACAAGGTGGGACGCACAAACTCAGTGAGCCACTGAGCGGCTGGGCCAGGCAATTATTTAACAGGAAACTTTTGTGTTGGCTTTAGCATGCTTAAAAACCCTTCAGCTAGTACAGGATCAATTTACTTTGTTATAACCTTGCTTCTCAAACTAGTAaccttcagcagcagcaggtttAACGTTATAAATGCAGCTGGCTACAGTTATTGTTAAGCACCCTGGAGTCAGCCTCGAGTGCAGGTTGAGTTTTATGGACGGTGAGCATTCCAGAGGAAAGATGTACGCGTCATTCAGAGGAACTGCACTGCCCATTGTTACACTCCAGGTTAGACCCACTTGATGAATTGGTAACACATTCATGGTGCTCTtgccatggggggcagggaggaaattAATAGCAGCAGTGGGTTTCTAACAGCAAAGTGGGAAAGGATACAGGCCCAGATCCTCTTCATAGGTATttcggcacctaactcccactgattttaatgtgTATAAGGCAGGCTTGTTGTTGGGCACTTTCACCCACACGATTTCATGCCTGGCTATGTACTCACCTTCCATGAGCAGAGAGCGTATATCCCTGGAAGTACCGGTACCGAGCATACAAGTAGAGTAGCCCACAGACTGCAGCCACACCTAGATGTGAAGCCAAGAACCAAAATCATTACCATGGGGCAGTGCGCTAAATGCTTCACGGCCAGAGTCTGAAGGCTACAAAGTCTGACAAGTAATTGGAAGAgaacaattcagcaaaatcaGAATTACAAATGGACCGTGAGACATCTGACCAGTGCACCCAGTGCTGACTGGGAGGCAGAGGCCTACTGCCCTCCCACTATTTACTGGCCATAAGGATGGGcgagagggggcaggggctgggggaagaggtggtgtgggaggggggcctCAAGGGAAGGGGGGGCGCAGGgcctggggagggaaggaagcttCTGCCACCTCTGCTGGGAGGGGTAGTCATGGCTTTTTCCCTAGGCTAAAAGCCATATTTCCACACCCCTCCCTCTTTAGGAGAAATAAATGAATAGCAGTATATTGCCTGAGACCTTTAGGAACTCCTGCACGTCGGGGCCATATAGGAGCAAAGTTTAGCAGCTTGAGGAGTAGGAGGAAGACAGGACTAGTTCATCTCTAAAGCCTAGAAGCACTAACCAGCCACAGGACAATGCAATCACGTAAATGTCTCCCTTGGGAATGGCACAGATACCTCCATATCTTATGAAGAGGTTGGCATGTCAGATTTTCAGTATTAAAATATAGCTGCCCAAACCAACTGAGTTTCATTTAAGTAAGTCTGGCCTTTTTCTCCCctatcccctcccacttccccatgCCGAAACAGCTCATCCTTGAGCTCCAGGAGGCAGCTTGTTTCCAGCAATTAGCTAGCAATGGTTTGCTGTAAGTGCACCAATGGTATAAACCCAGAACAGTGTTTGGATTTTGGTgggattttttaattattttacctTGTTGGAAGAAGATTCCAGCCACCCATAGGACAGACACAAAGATTGGAAAGTATTCGGAGCAGTTCGCCCTGAGGAGAACCAGAGAAGAGAAAGTTAAAACTGAAAGCGAAAGCCCACATAAACCCCCTCTCAGGGCAGtgcattttcaaaaaaaaattcgcGCATAGGCAGGATCAGTTTGTGGTATTATGGCCAACGGGTCCCCTTTCTGCATTGTGGGGCAAATATGCAACATGGGCTAAGGAAAAGCACCAGTAAACCAATATTTGCAGTGCTGTCAATCTTCTGAAAACGTGGCCAAAATTAGCATCTCCCTCCAATCCTGAGCAGCagtggcataatctcctcttcaGAGATTTACAGACTAAGGCAGAGGTCATATAGTTTGCCCCAGCCCGCAGGCTTTCTGCATCAGATCTGGAATTAAACATGTGTAAGGTATTTCCCCCCTTTAGGTTATTAATAGGAAATTACACAATCAACTAAAGCGTAAAGTTGTAGGTGTTTAAGAATTGCTCTGCACCACACTACTGTGCTGAGTCAAACTTTTGCTCAACTTTAAAAGTCCCCAAAGGAGCATTCTGGCACCCTCCagctccttttttttaaatggcaaaaggCACTAAATCATCTGCAAGCAGTACATGGCGACGCGTCCAAATGTGAAAAGTTTTACAATTCCATGGACAACTCATCTAAAATTTAGCCAAAATCTTCTCCTCTGGCCCTAGGGGATATGCCATATTTGAGTCAGAAACAGGAgtgctgcaaattttataaagcaaatgcatttttagctagagagagagagagcctgccgGTTTTCCACTATGAAGTAATaaatctgtgtttttaaaaacatatcaaAGCAGCTCATCTCTCAGAATCAATTGCCACAGAAATAACCTTTCCCAGGTAACAATGATCACATCACTTCCCCTACAAAAGATACAACAGAGATTCTCAGCCTCACATCTTCTGCCATGCACAGAATTAGACAAAGGTTTGTGGGCTGGAACTGGCCGTGGCGTTTCACGCTTGGTGGCATTTCCGGGTGTCTTAAATGAACTCACGTGAGCATTTCTGCCAGTCCACACATTGAGTGTTTGCTGAGTGAGAAACTACAGACTATTATCTGTTCAAAATTTACTGCTAGATTGAAACGAGCCGTCCAGTCGTCATCACAAATCGCAGCCCATGCCTTTTGGCTCCTTGTGGAAGTAAGAGGCAGAACATGGTTAAAACGAGCACACGCTTCCTCTCCCCTTTTGAATGGAGAAACAACTGAGTCCCACGTTCGTTAGCAGTGTGGCGGACCTGAGCAAGAACCTGTTTCCAAGGCCTTGTGTCTTGCCCCAGGAATAGCGCTGAGTCAGACCCTCCTTAAAGTGAAGAGATTAAAGAAAGGCGGGGCCTTAGGGTTCTTGAGGCTACAGCAGTCTCTCACTATGCACCCCTTCACTCAACAGCGTGAACGGGAACACAGCCGGGGCAGAATTTACTTCCTGAGCTGGCATGTTACACCTCAAAGGAACCCTGCATGACCCCTTCAAAAgaggagcctgggagcttaaattcataacgcTGCTAAACATCAGACAGGATCTGTGGCTGGAACCAGCAGTAAGCCTGAGCGGTGAAGATCTGATCTGGATCAGTCTTTCAAGGGAGATTGGATGTAGCGTCTGGCTCTAGCCTCAGTTTAGGTGTAAACACAGCGAGTAAAGGAAAACTCTCTTACTGAGCTCTGAAGACTCTCTCAAATTCTGGTGGGCCTGCTGTATCCGGGGGGGAGACTTTGTATTTCCGTCTGGCATAGATCACCTGCAGCGCAAAATAGGCTGGAAGAAGAGAACAAAGCTGTACATTGTATGTTACACTCATTACACTAGCCCATGCATTATCTGGGTTGGAACTAAGGGAGTTCTAAAAATAGCCACCATGCTTATAGATTTTAATTACAGTCTATGAAAATCAGACACTACTAATGGGTAGACTAAATAAATACCCCATTTATTTCATGTATGTACATTGTATTGAACAGACTGTATGGCACAGACCATTTAGACTTTGACTTGTGCTTTGCATAGCAATCTCACACACAGCTAGCAGCCGCAGTAACGGACACCCCAGTGTATTCTGTTTCATAACCAGCTAAAGTTAGACACAGCTCCAGTTGCACGCTACTCCAGAACAATGCAGGACTGCCCACCCCCTGAGTTTGAAAATCATGATTCAGAAACCCCCAAATCATGACATTAAAAGAGATCTCATTATTTTTAGGCCAAAATATTAATCATAGTTTTGGACAGTCTTCTGGTTAATGCCCCTGACAATGCTCAGCATGTGTGGGGTGATTATAGGCTGAAAATTCAACCTTAAATGCATACGAATGATCATAATAATTAATGTCCTAGCTCTTATCCTAGCACTTTTAATCAGCAGCTCTCAAGTGAAGTATTGttgtatccccattttacagctggggaaactgaggcagagccagagtcacttgcccaaggtcacacgcaATCCAGTGACAGAGCCGAGCGCATAACTCAGGTCTATTGAGTTCCAGGCCAGTGCTCTTCCACTAGCCCACATGTCCTCTGGCCCCAGGTCCTCtgtgcttagggtgaccagacagcaagcgtgaacaattgggacggggtggggtggggtggggtgggacggggcgggggggtaataggagcctatacaaatatcgggactgtccccataaaatcggCACATCGGGTCACCCTACCGATGCTCCTGCTTCTCACAACTCGCTTCCCCGAAAGCTGGCCCATCTCCAAGGGACAGGGCTGCCCTGAGAACCTACCTCCATTAAAACTGCCTGACTGGTGAGGCTGCAGTGCAACAGCTGAGCTTtgggaaagtgtgtgtgggggcaggggggcaggaacACGCCCACACAGTCCTGCTCCAGCTCTGACCCACTCCAGTTGTAAAGTGGTGCCTGGCTGCGGAAGGAGGAACCGCAGGCAGCGCTCGCCAAATTCCTGAGCACAACCACAGAGTGCCACCCCCGTGATAACACGGCGAGAGTTGGTGACACTGGCAagagctcccttcccctccagccctaCGAAAAGGGAGATGTTCAGGGTGAAAGCAAAGAACAGGACTCAAAGGGACCTGTTCAAAACCCACCTCCTCCTTTTGTTACACACAATCAGTGAGGAAGTAGCTGGAGCCTGTGGGATGGACAGCTGACGCATAAGAATGGATCTGGACGTGTCAGGACCAAGGACTAAGAACACGGATGGTGCCAGAGCTAGAGCCAAACACTATCAGCTGGCATTGGTGTAAAGACCAACACCCCGCCCTGGAAGGATGATTTTTGCAGCTTTTGCAATAAGGCGCAGCAGCTTGTGTCTTTTTAAACTGAACTTTGCCAAATTCAACTCTGTGTCTTCTGAGAATGGGTGCTGGCTGCTCCTTTGAAGCCTGTACCCGGTTGCTACATTCAGCAGCACTTTGCATGCAGCTGGGCCATGTTCACCAGGGTCAGATTCAGCTGTTCTCCAGAAACTCAATGCCTAAGCAGGCACAGTCAGGTGCAAAGCATGCAGcagatgaaaaaaaataaaaagtcggTTTGGAAAAGCACAACCTTGTGGGCTTTCAAGTCACTAAATGCAGTTGTGCACACACGGAAATAGGTTAAGaagccctcccgcccccccactgtCCTTCTTGCCCCAAGCTTGTTTACACAATACACTGAACCCTAACTGGGAACCTAGGTGATGTAATTCCCTGTTTTTATAGGACAATTCGAATAAACAtgggttcctctctctctctccagtgtcATATTCTGATGGGATCCATGTGTCAATAACAATATCTATTATCTTAGAGGCAACCTGCAAAACATTCACTCTTGTGTAGCCATGCTGGGTTTTTAGCATGTGTAGTCTGCAGCCACTAGAGGAAGACATTTACTATTCAGCATTTATATGGCTTTGGAAAGCTAAAACGCACTTCACAGTACATACAAAGATACAGCCGCGATCCAGAGCCGTTACAATCTAACACAGACAAGAGATGACCAGGACAATGGTTCAGATAAAGGAAAATACTGAGAGATCAATATAGATGGGCTTAAGgaacagaaatcagttttaaggaGGAGAAAGACATTACAGTTGAGCAGCGCTCATGTCCCGTATAGTAGAGGAGGCTGGTATAGACACACTTGGAGGAAAGAAGAGATTTACATAATCTGATGTTGTAATGCAACTTCAATAAATATTacttaatcatagaatagaatatcagagttggaagggacctcagaaggtcatctaggccaaccccccgctcaaagcagggccaatccccaatttttgccccagatccctaaatggccccctcaaggattgaactcacaaccctgggtttagcaggccaatgctcaaaccgctgagctatccttccccgcTACTTAATCactcttttaaaaacacacatgTCCTTATCCAATTGTTGATCTGTTCAGCACATTTCTTCCTATTAATAAGAATTCCGATGTAAATATAATATTGGGGAGGAAACTTACAAAAGAGCTAGAACCCAGTGAATAAGAACTACATCATCACTTTGATTGTGATATGACAAATGCCACTGATGCACCATTCAGCTACAGAGTTCAGTAAAACCCCAAGaaaacagccagagagcagataACGGCTGATATCATGCCTGGCTACGTACACAGTTCAGTGCTATCTACAGGATATGTGGGGAGAGCTTCAGAAGCAAGATCTAATCAAATATTAATTCCTGTCAACTTCTCTGCATGTCAGTAAAACACAGCCCCCTAAATAAAggctgctttttttccctctctctctctcattttgttgTCCCCAAGGCACCTCTCAAAAACGTGCAGGCTGATTTAAAGACACTGCATAGACTAGTGCTCACAGTGCTGGATTTTGTCATAACCCTGAGAACATCAGGTGTCACCACATATTCTCAGTTCAGTCCCCTATAAACAGTCAATAACGCATGGGATTAGTTTCATTGCACAACCCTGTTACTGCACTTTTTTTTATGCTTAGTCAATAAACAAAGTTAAACCTGTTACAAGTTTACTT
This window of the Eretmochelys imbricata isolate rEreImb1 chromosome 8, rEreImb1.hap1, whole genome shotgun sequence genome carries:
- the LOC144269019 gene encoding leukotriene C4 synthase-like; this translates as MLDQIALLAAVTVLGVLEQAYFALQVIYARRKYKVSPPDTAGPPEFERVFRAQANCSEYFPIFVSVLWVAGIFFQQGVAAVCGLLYLYARYRYFQGYTLSAHGRLGPMYFSAKVLWILIGLSMAGLLVHFLSLSSFVWRMEIPSKLQLLFRW